Within the Oceaniferula flava genome, the region AGGGGGATTTGTTTGTTCCTCCGGAGCTTGCGCCCTCTAAAAAAAGTAACTGTTAGGCTATAGTGAAAATGAATTTTCAACTTTGCTTTTGACATGCCTTCTCATGGAAGGGTTTGCACCCTTCGTTTGTTAGAGGTTTGGTCAGCCGTGAGCGCACGAGGGCTGCAAAGCCTTCGTTATGAAGATCCGCTATATGGGCAGGGCATTAGATGCCTAAGACGTCATTGGCCTGCTTGCGGATCTCGCGGTAGGCTTCGATGTCTTGTTTCATGTCCTTGCTGAAGCCGGGAACCATGGTGGTGAGTTTGTCAGCCCATTGGTCGAGCTTGTCCGGGAAGCATTGTTTCAGGACGTCGAGCATGACGGCTACCGAACAGGAAGCTCCGGGGCTGGCTCCTAACAGGGCAGCGATCGAGCCGTCTTCTGCGGCCACGATTTCGGTGCCGAACTGCAGCACACCACCTTTTTTCTCGTCCTTCTTGATGATCTGGACCCGCTGACCGGCGGTCTCGAGGTGCCAGTGTTCGAGCTCGGCTTCGGGGAAGAACTCGCGCAGGGTATCGATCCGGTCCTCATCGGTGAGCATGCACTGCTCGATGAGGTATTTGGTGAGGTCGAGGTTGTCTTTGCCGACAGCCAGCATCGGGATGAGGTTGGAAATTTTGACCGAGCTAGGCAGATCCAGCAGGGATCCGCTTTTCAGGAACTTGGGTGAGAAACCGGCGAAGGGCCCAAACAGCAGAGTCTTCTTGCCATCGATAACGCGGGTATCGAGGTGGGGAACGGACATTGGCGGCGCGCCGACCGCGGCTTTGCCGTAGACCTTGGCCTCATGTTTGGCGACGATTTCAGGGTTGTCGCAGACTAGGAACTGACCGCTGACCGGGAACCCGCCAAAGCCTTTGCCCTCGGGGATGTCGGATTTCTGCAGCAGCGGAAGGCTCGCGCCGCCGGCGCCGACGAAGACGAAGGGCGCTTTGATCTTGCGATTGATGCCGCGCTCCATGTTGCGGACCTTGATCTGCCAGCCGCCGTCTTTGGTGCGCTTGAGGTCTTTGACGATGTGATTGGTGGCCAGCTTGATGCTGTCCTGCGCTTCCAGATAGCTCACCAGCTGCTCGGTCAGTGCGCCGAAGTTGATGTCGGTGCCGCTGTTCACGCGGGTGGCCGCGATCGCTTCATGGGCGGGGCGACCCTGGGTGAGGAGGGGAGTCCACTCGCTGACGGTCTCGGCATCATCGGTGAATTCCATGTCTTGGAAAAAGTGGTGCGCTTGCATCTTCTCGAAGCGCTTTCTCAGGTAGCCGACGTTTTTCTTGCCGCGGACAAAGCTCATGTGCGGCACGGCATTGATGAACTCCTTGGGATCGCCAAGGATGCCCTGCTCGGTGAGGTAGGCCCAGAATTGCTTGGACACTTGGAATGCCTCGTTGATCTCCAGCGCCTTGGTGATATCGACGTCACCGTTCTCGAGCTCCTTGGTGTAGTTCAGCTCACAGAGTGCGGCGTGGCCGGTGCCGGCGTTGTTCCATGGATTCGAGCTTTCGCGTGCGACGTCGGCCAGGGCTTCGACGATTTGGATGTTCAGGGTGGGGTCCAGCTGGTGCAGCAGCACACCCAAGGTGGCACTCATCACACCGCCGCCAATGAGAAGCACATCGGCCTCCTCCATGGTTTCCCGA harbors:
- the mqo gene encoding malate dehydrogenase (quinone), producing the protein MSHDQALKNNDVDARRETMEEADVLLIGGGVMSATLGVLLHQLDPTLNIQIVEALADVARESSNPWNNAGTGHAALCELNYTKELENGDVDITKALEINEAFQVSKQFWAYLTEQGILGDPKEFINAVPHMSFVRGKKNVGYLRKRFEKMQAHHFFQDMEFTDDAETVSEWTPLLTQGRPAHEAIAATRVNSGTDINFGALTEQLVSYLEAQDSIKLATNHIVKDLKRTKDGGWQIKVRNMERGINRKIKAPFVFVGAGGASLPLLQKSDIPEGKGFGGFPVSGQFLVCDNPEIVAKHEAKVYGKAAVGAPPMSVPHLDTRVIDGKKTLLFGPFAGFSPKFLKSGSLLDLPSSVKISNLIPMLAVGKDNLDLTKYLIEQCMLTDEDRIDTLREFFPEAELEHWHLETAGQRVQIIKKDEKKGGVLQFGTEIVAAEDGSIAALLGASPGASCSVAVMLDVLKQCFPDKLDQWADKLTTMVPGFSKDMKQDIEAYREIRKQANDVLGI